From Chryseobacterium shandongense, the proteins below share one genomic window:
- a CDS encoding helix-turn-helix transcriptional regulator: MKINRLKIVLIEKSKTSKWLAKELNKSESTVSRWCTNEVQPSIETLAQIAELLKVDIKELLNSTKLNQ; the protein is encoded by the coding sequence ATGAAAATCAATCGACTCAAGATAGTGCTAATTGAAAAGTCAAAAACTAGTAAATGGTTAGCTAAAGAATTGAACAAAAGTGAAAGTACGGTTTCTCGCTGGTGTACCAACGAAGTACAACCTTCAATCGAAACGCTAGCACAGATAGCTGAACTATTAAAAGTGGATATTAAAGAGCTGTTGAACTCCACTAAGCTAAATCAATGA
- a CDS encoding DUF3408 domain-containing protein, with protein MPSDTRRADSDKPEVDEELIMNLMSGNKSSSAPETSAQSEAKKEIKVKDKIRERVPKKLDYEEMFLINRFPSGRTGKVVYIRPEYHERLLRIVQLSREDKITLYSYIDNILEHHFQEFEEDITNYYNEHYKPIF; from the coding sequence ATGCCAAGCGATACAAGAAGAGCAGATTCCGATAAACCCGAGGTCGATGAAGAACTCATTATGAATCTAATGAGTGGTAATAAGTCCTCGTCTGCACCTGAAACTTCCGCGCAATCGGAAGCAAAAAAAGAAATCAAAGTCAAAGATAAAATTCGTGAGCGAGTTCCTAAAAAACTGGATTACGAGGAAATGTTTTTGATCAACAGATTTCCTTCAGGGCGTACTGGTAAAGTAGTCTATATACGCCCGGAATATCACGAACGATTACTTCGGATCGTGCAGTTATCACGGGAAGATAAAATCACTCTTTATTCCTATATCGATAATATACTGGAACATCACTTCCAAGAATTTGAAGAGGATATTACGAATTATTACAATGAGCATTATAAGCCCATCTTTTAA
- a CDS encoding conjugal transfer protein TraD, producing the protein MKTKKQICNMETVIVICLLIIIVLLLQDKIVIQKRSEQRQKPVKVNPVLSDIMGQPKPVRSLSAPIAANESQITEPELNPDNLDIEYDENENLRIQIAQEELDEVFSNMPDLQEEEEEWNRYGISGGDNGLAQGVTYDELSSVGVLLQKENLEQSQKQTAVAIVQRLQGTELFSLLESSIDGASRKIAELLDSTILPETEADPSTMRKRSLGDFDIGEFV; encoded by the coding sequence ATGAAAACCAAAAAACAAATTTGTAATATGGAAACCGTAATTGTCATATGTCTGCTAATTATTATTGTCTTGCTTTTACAGGATAAGATTGTCATTCAGAAAAGGTCTGAGCAAAGGCAGAAGCCGGTAAAAGTAAATCCGGTCCTTTCTGATATTATGGGACAACCCAAGCCGGTAAGAAGTCTTTCAGCGCCAATTGCTGCCAATGAAAGCCAAATCACAGAACCGGAACTTAACCCTGATAATTTAGACATAGAATACGACGAGAATGAAAATCTCCGTATTCAAATTGCGCAGGAAGAGCTGGACGAAGTTTTCAGTAATATGCCTGATTTGCAGGAAGAGGAAGAAGAATGGAACAGGTATGGAATATCCGGTGGCGATAACGGTCTTGCCCAAGGAGTTACCTATGACGAACTAAGCTCCGTAGGGGTGTTGCTTCAAAAAGAGAATTTGGAACAATCTCAAAAGCAAACTGCGGTAGCGATAGTTCAAAGATTACAAGGGACCGAATTATTCAGCCTGCTGGAAAGTTCCATTGATGGTGCTTCCCGAAAAATTGCCGAACTTTTGGATAGCACAATCTTACCTGAAACAGAGGCCGACCCTTCCACCATGCGGAAACGTAGTTTAGGTGATTTTGACATTGGGGAGTTTGTATAG